The region CCTATCGCACCACCCTGCCCCGGTTTGGCGCCTCGCGCCCGATGGACACTGGCACCATGGCCTGCGACCGCCGCGTCTCGGCCACCTTCAAGGATGCGCCTGGCGGTCAGGTTTTGGGGCCGACCTTCGACTACACCCACCGGCTGCTGGATTTCAAACTGGCCGCCGATGGTGAGGTGTCGCCCGCGCCTGAGGCGACCGATGCAGAGCCGCCTAAGGACACGCCGCACATCATGGAATTCCTCGACCGCGAAGGGCTGATGCAGCGCGACACGGACAGCAAGACCCCGCCGCGCGACCTGACCCGCGAGCCCTTGGAACTCCCCGCCACCCGCGACCTGCGGCTGCAAGCGCTGACCCGCGGCGACGAGGGCTTCGTCCTCGGCATGGCCTACTCCACGCAGCGCGGCTATGCGCGCAACCACGCTTTCGTCGCGGAACTGCGCATCGGCAAAGTCGCGGTCGAAATGGACATTCCCGAACTCGGCTTCGCCATTGAGATCGGCGAGGTCGAGCTGACCGAATGCGAGACAGTGAACCAATTTGCAGGCTCCAAGACCGAGCCGCCGCAGTTCACCCGTGGCTATGGGATGGTCTTTGGCATGTCCGAGCGCAAGGCGATCTCAATGGCGCTGGTAGACCGGGCCTTGCGTTGGGAGGAGTTGGGCGAAGACAACCTCGGCGCGCCTGCGCAGGATGCGGAATTCGTGCTCTATCACGCCGATAACATCCAGGCGACGGGGTTTTTGGAGCATATCAAACTGCCCCATTACGTCGATTTCCAATCCGAACTCGAACTGATCCGCAAACTGCGCCGCGAGGCGACAGCCGCGGCCCAAGACGTAGCACGGGAGGCCGCGGAATGAGCCCCGCCATGACACAGAGTGACCAAGACAGGCATGAGGACCGGGGCATGAACGACTACAACTTTGCCTATCTGGATGAGCAGACCAAACGGATGATCCGCCGCGCGATCCTGAAAGGGTTGGCGATCCCCGGCTATCAGGTGCCCTTTGCCAGCCGCGA is a window of Sulfitobacter sp. W027 DNA encoding:
- a CDS encoding carbon-phosphorus lyase complex subunit PhnI, with protein sequence MYVAVKGGERAIDNAHAWLAEERRGDASVPELSVAQIREQMTLAVNRVMAEGSLYDPDLAALAIKQARGDLIEAVFLIRAYRTTLPRFGASRPMDTGTMACDRRVSATFKDAPGGQVLGPTFDYTHRLLDFKLAADGEVSPAPEATDAEPPKDTPHIMEFLDREGLMQRDTDSKTPPRDLTREPLELPATRDLRLQALTRGDEGFVLGMAYSTQRGYARNHAFVAELRIGKVAVEMDIPELGFAIEIGEVELTECETVNQFAGSKTEPPQFTRGYGMVFGMSERKAISMALVDRALRWEELGEDNLGAPAQDAEFVLYHADNIQATGFLEHIKLPHYVDFQSELELIRKLRREATAAAQDVAREAAE